The following proteins come from a genomic window of Spea bombifrons isolate aSpeBom1 chromosome 10, aSpeBom1.2.pri, whole genome shotgun sequence:
- the GINS2 gene encoding DNA replication complex GINS protein PSF2 — protein MDASEVEFLAEKELVTVIPNFSLDKVYLIGGDLGPFNPGLPVAVPLWLAINLKQRQKCRVVPPEWMDVEKLETIRDEERRQETFTPMPSPYYMEVTKLLLNHASDNIPKADEIRTLVKDTWDTRIAKLRLSADSFVREQEAHAKLDNLTLMEINTIGTFFTESLNHMYKLRTSLQAPEDGQSQDY, from the exons ATGGACGCGTCTGAGGTAGAGTTTCTAGCGGAGAAGGAACTGGTTACAGTTATCCCCAACTTCAGCCTGGACAAGGTCTACCTGATAGGG GGTGACTTGGGTCCATTTAATCCTGGTCTGCCTGTAGCTGTGCCCCTGTGGCTCGCCATTAACCTCAAGCAAAGGCAAAAGTGTCGTGTTGTCCCCCCAGAGTGGATGGATGTGG AAAAATTAGAGACAATTCGGGATGAAGAGCGCAGACAGGAAACATTTACCCCAATGCCCAGTCCGTACTACATGGAGGTGACCAAGTTGCTGTTAAATCA CGCCTCTGACAATATACCCAAAGCAGATGAGATTCGTACACTTGTCAAAGACACATGGGACACTCGGATAGCCAAGCTCCGGCTGTCTGCTGACAGCTTTGTGCGGGAGCAAGAGGCTCACGCTAAG CTGGATAACCTGACGCTAATGGAAATTAACACCATCGGAACTTTTTTTACCGAGTCCTTAAACCACATGTACAAACTGCGCACCAGCCTGCAGGCCCCGGAGGATGGCCAGTCCCAAGATTACTAA